The Halostagnicola kamekurae sequence CGTGGTTCTCTCGAGCCGTGTGGATGAAGTGGTTGCCACCGATGCCGTAGCCGTCGCCGTCGCCGCCGGCGGCGATCACTTCGAGGCCGTCGTTAGCGAGTTTCGCCGCGCGAGCGACCGGCAGCGAGCGGCCGTGGATCGTGTGGAAACCGTAGGTGTCGAGGTAGCTGTTTAGCTTCCCCGAGCAGCCGATTCCGGTACAGACGAGCGTTTCTTCGGGGGTTCGTCCGACTTCCGGAAGGGCCTGTTTCAGCGATTTGAGCACACCGAAGTCACCACAGCCCGGACACCACGTCGGCTGTGGCTCGACCCCTGGGGTGTACTCCTCGCGGTCGATCTCTCGTTCGTCGCCGATTGCGTTGAATGCACTCATGGGTTAGTCACCTGCTGCGGGTTCGATGTGTACCTGTGCGGACGGTTCCTCGTCGCCACCGTTGAGGTTGATCTCGGCGGATTCGACGACCTCTGCGGGTTCGAACGGGTTGCCGTTGTACTTCAACAGACTTGTCATCTTCTCGCCGTAGCGTCCGAGTTCCTTCTGGATCAGGCCGCGGAACTGGGCGGTCGCGTTCATCTCGACGACCATCGCCTCGTCGACGCTCTCTAAGAACTCGACCATCTCGGTCTCGGGGAACGGCATCATGTCGGAGACGCCGATCGCCTTGACCGACTGGCCGTTCTCGTTGAGCCGGGAGACCGCCTCGGCCACTGCTCCCTGGGAGGAGCCCCAGGTGATGATGCCGAAGTCGGCGTCCTCGTCGCCGAAGTAGGTCTGGTTCGAGTCGTGTTCCTCGTCGAGCTCCTCGCGAATGTGCTCGAGCTTCTGGACGCGGCGGCTCATCTGGTAGACGCGGTTGTCCGGGTCCTCGCTGATGTGACCGACGGGCGTGTGCTCGTTACCGGTCGCGAGGTAACGCCCACCTTCCTGTCCGGGCAGCGAGCGTGGGCTGACGCCGTTTTCGGCGCCCGACTCGTGCTCGTAGGCGAAGCGGTGGAACTTCCCGGAGGCGTCGTGTGCGGCCTCCTTGAGTTCGTCTTCGGTGAGCGTCGAGCCGAGGTCCGGATTCGGCTCGCGGTCGAAGAACTCGACCGGCACGTTCGTGTTCTCGCCCGAGAGCTTCTGGTCGTAGATGATGATCGACGGAATCTGGTACTCGTAGGCGATGTGGAACGCGAGGCGCGTCTGTTCGTAACACTCCTCGATCGTTCCCGGCGCGAAGACGACTCGAGAGGAGTCACCCTGACTCGTATAGAGGACGAACTCGAGGTCGCCCTGTTCGGGTTTGGTCGGCATCCCCGTCGAGGGGCCGGCGCGCATCGACTCGAGGAGGACGATCGGCGTCTCGGTCATCTCCGCGAGTCCGAGCGGCTCGCTCATCAGGGCGAAGCCGCCGCCGGAGGAGCCGGACATCGCTTTCGCGCCCGCGTGGCTGGCACCGACGGCCAGCGCCGCGGCCGCGATCTCGTCTTCGACCTGTTCGGCGATCCCGCCCATATCCGGGAAGTTCTGGCTGAGGATCGTGAACACGTCCGTCCACGGCGTCATCGGGTAGCCGGCGATGAACCGACAGCCGGCGTCGATCGAGCCGTAGGCGATCGCGTTCGAACCCGAGAGCAGCGCCTGCTCGGTCTCGTGCTCGCCGGTCGGCGCGCGAAGGTCGTGTTCGAAATCGTACTCCTCGTTGACGATCTCGTAGGCCTCGTGGAGGATCTCGAGGTTCGACTCGAGGACGTCACCGCCCATCGCGTCGCTCATGAGGTCCTCGATGTGTTCGAGATCCATGTCGAGCAACGCGGCGGTGACGCCGACGCCCGCGGTGTTTCGCATGACTTCGCGGCCGTGTTCTTTCGCGAGGCCGCGGAGATCCATCGGGAAGACGTGCCAGTCGTTCTCCT is a genomic window containing:
- a CDS encoding 2-oxoacid:acceptor oxidoreductase subunit alpha; translation: MSDDELIWRIAGGSGDGIDSTSQNFAKALMRAGLHVFTHRHYPSRIRGGHTYVEIRASADDVQSRGDGYNFLLALGDSFARNPQEEAYYGNEEIKPLSENLDDLREGGIIVYDEGLISEEDVADLELEKRAEENDWHVFPMDLRGLAKEHGREVMRNTAGVGVTAALLDMDLEHIEDLMSDAMGGDVLESNLEILHEAYEIVNEEYDFEHDLRAPTGEHETEQALLSGSNAIAYGSIDAGCRFIAGYPMTPWTDVFTILSQNFPDMGGIAEQVEDEIAAAALAVGASHAGAKAMSGSSGGGFALMSEPLGLAEMTETPIVLLESMRAGPSTGMPTKPEQGDLEFVLYTSQGDSSRVVFAPGTIEECYEQTRLAFHIAYEYQIPSIIIYDQKLSGENTNVPVEFFDREPNPDLGSTLTEDELKEAAHDASGKFHRFAYEHESGAENGVSPRSLPGQEGGRYLATGNEHTPVGHISEDPDNRVYQMSRRVQKLEHIREELDEEHDSNQTYFGDEDADFGIITWGSSQGAVAEAVSRLNENGQSVKAIGVSDMMPFPETEMVEFLESVDEAMVVEMNATAQFRGLIQKELGRYGEKMTSLLKYNGNPFEPAEVVESAEINLNGGDEEPSAQVHIEPAAGD